TGCTTTCTTATTCTTTAAATTTGAAGATGGTTGAATTGAATCTCCCAAAAATTGACTGCAATATTAGAAAAAATGAGGGGAAAGTTGAGATTTTTGATGTTATTAGAAGAAAATTTATACTCTTGACCCCTGAAGAATGGGTCAGGCAGCATTTGATCCATTTTCTGATCTATAACAGGTCATATCCAAAATCGCTCATAAAGGTTGAGTCGGGCCTTAAATACAACAGGTTACAAAAAAGATCTGATATTCTTGTGTACAACCGTACGGCAAGTCCTTTTTTGATTGTCGAATGTAAATCCTTCGATGTAAAGATCACGCAGGCAGCTATTGACCAGGTTTCGATGTATAATCGGCAGTTGGGAGCACGTTATGCAGTGATTTCAAACGGACTTACACATTACTGCTGTGAATTTGATCTGGAAAGAGGAAAGATGAATTTTATTAATTCCTTTCCGGATTTTGAATAAAAAAGGGCTTTCGAAAGAAAGCCCTTTTTTGCAGATATATAAAATCTTAATTTAAAAATTTAGAAACATCAGTGCTTGGTAAGCTGAATGCATCGGCAACGGCTTTGTAAACAATTTCTCCATTAATAATATTAAGACCAAGTTTCAATTCTTCATTTTCCTGACATGCTTTCTTCCAGCCTTTATTTGCCAGCTGTATAGCATAAGGAAGTGTAGCATTAGTCAATGCCAGAGTTGACGTATAAGGAACAGCTCCGGGCATATTAGCCACGCAATAGTGAACCACATCGTCAATAATGTACGTAGGATCCTGGTGTGTGGTAGGTTTGCATGTTTCAATACAACCACCCTGATCAACTGCCACATCTACGAGAACAGTACCGGGTCTCATGTCTTTTAACATGTCACGGGTAATCAGGTTAGGAGCTTTGGCTCCGGGTATAAGTACCGCTCCGATGATCAGGTCATGGGTCGTGATCAGTTCACGGATGTTATATTCATTGGACATGAACGTATTAACGTTCGCAGGCATAACATCATCCAAGTATCTCAGTCTGGGTAGGTTTACATCCATAATGGTAACATCTGCTCCCATACCGGCTGCCATTTTAGCTGCGTTGGTACCTACCACGCCACCACCAAGAATTAAAACTTTGGCGGGTCTTACACCAGGCACACCACCCAAAAGTATACCTCTACCTTTTAAAGGTTTTTCAAGATATTTGGCACCTTCCTGAACTGACATACGACCTGCTACTTCAGACATAGGTACAAGTAGAGGGAGGCTTCTGTCTTCTTTTTCAACAGTTTCATAAGCCAGGCATACCGCCTTACTTTCGATCATTGCTTTTGTAAGCGGTTCGTATGAAGCGAAATGGAAATAGGTAAATACCAGTTGGTTTTCTTTGATCAGCTTATATTCAGGTTCGATAGGCTCCTTAACCTTCATAATCATCTCGGCAATACCATATGTTTCTTCGATAGTGGGAAGCATTTTAGCGCCTGCAGATACATATTCGCTATCGGGAAAGCCACTACCTTCGCCGGCAGTTGATTGAACATAGACTGTATGACCTCTTTTGATCAGTTCCTGAACCCCGGCAGGGGTTAGTGCAACACGATTTTCGTTGTTTTTAATTTCTTTAGGTACACCTATTATCATGACTTCAATTGTTTATAAGGGGGTACAAATATAGTAAGCAAAAAATATAATGCAGACGTTTGCAATTAATTTTATGGCAGGATTTCATAGTAATTTTTTTAGAAAAATAAAATTTTATGAATTTATATTTTTGCAAAATTTTCGTCTTTATTTTTAAGTATTTCGCAATATATAGGTTGGCTCATTTGTTAAAATATATAAGGTGCTGGTTTCGGTGACTTGCTCCCGATTTGAAAGCTTTAGCTTTTTCGTTATTTTTGTTACTCTTCACATAAAAGTGATCAATTGTAAAATCAATTAAATCAAAAGGATTTGAGTACTATAAAAACCGTCAGAAAAACTTCTAGTAAAGTAAGTGAGATATTGCAGGATTATAAGTTAGCCTGTGAAAGCCGGGAGGCAAGCTTATTAGGAAGAAAGGAAGTTTTTATGGGTAAGGCCAAATTCGGAATATTTGGGGATGGAAAAGAAATTGCCCAGATAGCGATGGCCAAGGCCTTTAAAAAAGGGGACTTTAGATCCGGTTACTACAGAGATCAGACTTTTATGTTCGCTATTGGCGAACTTACCATACAGGAGTATTTTGCCCAGCTATATGCCCATACAGATATTAAAGCTGATCCGGCTTCCGGCGGGAGGCTGATGAATGGTCACTTTGCTACCCGGATGCTCAATGATGATGGAGACTTTAATCCAATAACAGAGAATAAAAATAGCAGTTCAGATATATCTCCTACAGCAGCGCAGATGCCTCGCTTAGTGGGGTTGGCCTATGCCTCCAAATTATTCAGACAAAATAAAGATCTGGAAGGCTTTAAAAATTTGTCAATCCATGGCAACGAAGTTGCTTTTGGTACAATTGGTAACGCCTCAACTTCCGAAGGAATGTTTTTTGAGGCCATAAATGCTGCCGGTGTGCTCCAAATACCCATGCTGGTTTCGATTTGGGATGATGAATATGGGATTTCTGTTCCAAAAGAATATCATACTACAAAAGGAAGTATTTCAAAAGTACTGGCAGGGTTCCAGAGAAGTGGCGAAGAGAATGGTTTTGACATATTTACCGTGCGTGGCTGGGATTATGAAAACCTTGTAAAGACGTATCAGAAGGCAGCTGAAATTTCAAGAGAAGAACATATACCTACTCTGGTACATGTTCAGGAGATGACCCAACCCCAAGGACATTCAACATCAGGATCACACGAACGATATAAATCTAAAGAGCGCTTGCAATGGGAGCAGGAGCATGACTGTATTGTGAAATTTAGAGAGTGGATACTTGAAAACGGTTATGTTGATGCCGAGGAACTTGATAACATAGAAGAGCAGGCAAAACAAACGGCGAAAGATGCTAAAAATGCTGCATGGAAGGCTTTCATTGCGTCAATCAAAGAAGATGAGAAATCAGCGCTTGACTTATTGGGACAAGCTCAGGAGCAAAGCAGCCATGCTGAAGCCATTAAAAGTATTAAGTCCAATCTTGAGGGGGTGCTTAACCCCATTCGTTTAGATAGCCTGAAAGCTGTTAAGAAAGCGTTGCGCTTATTGAAAAGTGAAGATATTCCTGCCCGTAAGCTGTTGCAGAATTGGGTGAAGAAAGTAGAAAAAGAAAATTTTGAGAGGTTTAGCTCTCATTTATATAGCGAATCGCCCCAGAGCGCACTTCATGTCGAGGTGGTTGAGCCGGAATTTGATAGTGAAGTTAAACTGGTTGATGGCAGGGAAGTGCTACAGGCATGCTTTGATGCAGCATTAGCAAGAGACCCCCGTGTTTTTGCTTTCGGAGAAGATGTTGGAAAAATCGGAGATGTAAACCAGGCCTTCGCCGGGCTTCAGGATAAATATGGAGAGCTTAGGGTAACGGATACCGGAATAAGAGAATGCACTATAATAGGTCAGGGCATCGGGGCGGCTCTTCGTGGGTTAAGACCGATTGCTGAGATTCAATACCTGGATTACCTCTTATATGCCATTCAGATACTTTCTGATGATCTGGCCACCCTTCAGTATAGAACCAAAGGTGGGCAGAAAGCCCCATTGATAATAAGGACCAGAGGCCACCGTTTGGAAGGCGTATGGCATTCAGGTTCTCCCATGGGCATGATCCTTAACAGCATCAGGGGTATATACGTACTGGTGCCCCGTAATATGACTCAGGCTGCGGGTTTTTACAATACCTTGCTGAGATCTGATGATACCGCTTTGATCATCGAATGCCTGAATGGCTACAGGCTAAAGGAGCGTGTGCCGACTAACATTGGAGAGTTTACAGTTCCTTTGGGCAAACCTGATGTATTGAGAAAAGGAGAGGATGTTACCATTGTTACTTATGGTTCGATGTGTAGGGTAATTATGGAAGCTGCGGAACAACTGGAGGAAGAAGGTATTTCATGTGAAGTGATTGACGTTCAGACGCTGTTGCCTTTTGATATTGATCATTCGATTGTGGAATCTCTTAAGAAGACCAATCGTGTCGTGTTTGCTGATGAGGATGTACCTGGTGGTGCGAGTGCATTTATGATGCAGAAAGTACTTGAAGAGCAGGGAGGATACAGATACCTGGATTCAAAACCTGTTACCATCACCGGCAAAGAGCACAGGCCGGCTTATGCCTCGGACGGGGATTACTTCTCCAAACCAAATACCGAAGAAGTATTTGACAAGGTATATGCTCTTATGGCTGAAGCTAATCCGGAAAAATATCCTGATATATACTAATTCACCTTGATACCATCAAGTGTAACAGGCTCGGATGTTATAGCGTTACTGTAATTTCCGGCCCTGTCAAGAATAGTTACCCTGATCTTGAATTTTTTGTTTCCAAAAGTTGATTTCCATCCTTTATTCGGAATGCGGTAGGTCAGGGTACCTTCAGAAGGGGTTTCCTCTCCAACCTCATTGATAATAGGAAAGCGTCCGTGGTAGGCTATATTACATTGGGGTTCCTGAATATATTCCCAGAAAAACTCTTCAAATTCCCCGCTTGAATTTTCCAGAAAGAAGTCTACGTAAATATTGTTATACCGGGGATTCTTTTGATAATATACTGTATCTTCTTTTAATGTCGTATTGCCGGCTGTAATGTTTACTTCCTGCCAGTTATCGCAGGTATACGGAAAATCATATGGAGGCAGCGTATCAAGTTCCGGGATACTCCTGTCGGATACAGCTATCATATTCTGAACCAGAGCAAGGTGCACCTCAGACGAAGCTGTCAGGGTGTCAAGGGCAAAGATAGTTTTACTTTTAGTACTAGGATTGTATGAGTAGAAGCCAAATTCGTTATATGGTGAAGATATATGCTTGTCATCGGAAGCATCAAACCCTAAATCGCCATCGCCATCCTGAAAGTGCAAAGAAATGATCAGTGAGTCATCCTCCTGCAGGCCTCCTATTTCCTTATAAGACAAGTCCATAGATTTCAATACAGGATTATCAGGAAAGTCGGGATCTTTAAGGCAGGATGTTAGCAACAATCCAACGGTAAAAAGCAATAAAGTATTTATCTTCATCCTTGGGAATTTGATACGGTTGAAACACATAAAATAACTAACGATTGAAATCTTCTAAAAGTTTTTACACGGATATCTTTCATACAAATAAATCAAATTTTGATGAGGTTGCACTAAATCTGTTTCAATATCAGGCCACTAACAGTGCTATTTATAAAAGATTTATTCAAAATATCGGAATTCAGGCAAACCATGTTAAGAACGTTGAACAAATCCCTTTTTTGCCGATCTCTTTCTTCAAGACGCAGGAGATTAAAACAGGGAACTGGCAGACTCAGGCGGTATTTGAGAGTAGTGGTACCACGGGTACAACTACCAGTAAGCACTATGTGAAGAATCTTGGGTTTTATTTGCAAAACTGCCAGGAGATATTTCGCAGGTTTTACGGACCACTTGGACAGTATCATTTTCTGGCACTGCTGCCTTCTTATCTCGAGCGTAGCAGCTCTTCGCTTGTCTATATGGCTGATTATTTTATAAAACATAGTTCATCACCCTACAGCGGATTTTATTTGAATGACTATGAAAGGCTGATCGATACGATTGATAAAATTGAGGACAGGGAGAAGATTGTGTTACTTGGGGTATCATTCGCATTGCTCGATCTCGCTGAGCAATATAAGCCTGACCTTTCCGGTGTTATAGTGATGGAAACCGGCGGGATGAAGGGGCGAAGAGCGGAAATGATCAGAGAAGAGTTGCACGATGTATTAAAGGAGGGTTTAAATATAGGGCGAGTCCACTCTGAATATGGTATGACCGAACTACTATCGCAGGCATACTCTGACGGGGAAGGTGTTTTTCAGTGTCCACCCTGGATGAAAGTTATTCTACGGGATATTAATGATCCGTTTGACCTGAATATAAGGAGAACATCAGGGGGTATAAATGTTATTGATCTTGCTAATATTGATACGTGTGCCTTTATAGAAACCCAGGATATGGGCAGAGTCTCCCAAATCGGCGATTTTGAAGTAATCGGGAGGTTTGATAACTCAGATATAAGAGGTTGTAATCTGATGGTCTATTAAAAAGTGCCTTGATAATTCAACAATCATTTGATAAATATGATTTAGTTTAATATTTTTGGTTATATTTCGTTAATACTTAAAAACTGGAAAATGAAACTAAGATTAGCTGTAGTACTCCTCGTAATGTTCGGATTGTCTGCTTGCAGTCAATATACCTGTCCTACCTATGCTAAAAAAGAGGTGAAGAAAGAGGAGGTAAAGAGCGAAAAAGAAAGAATGTAAAATCCTTTCTTTTCCTACCTGAGTCTATTCCTGTTTAATATCTGCATTACGGATAACGTCGTCGGTGGTAATTTCAGTACCAGACATTATTATTAAACGTTCTACAACGTTTCTTAATTCACGTATGTTCCCGGTCCAGTCGTGCTTCTGTAGTAGCTCTAGTGCCTTGTCGCTGATGGCCTTAGGTTTGGATCCGTACTCTGCGGCTATATCTACCAAAAATCTCTCTACCAACAGCGGTATATCTTCCTTTCTGTCTCTGAGCGCCGGTACTTTAATTAAAATTACGCTTAATCTGTGGTAAAGATCTTCCCTGAATTTATTCTCCTCAATGGCCGTTTTTAAGTCCTTATTAGTGGCAGCCACTACCCTTACATTGACTTTTATCTCCTTATCACCACCTACACGGGTAATTTTGTTTTCCTGAAGCGCCCTCAGTACCTTGGCCTGAGCAGAAAGGCTCATGTCCCCGATCTCATCCAGAAAAAGTGTACCGCCATTGGCCTGTTCAAATTTTCCGATCCTCTGTTTGATGGCTGAGGTAAAAGAGCCTTTTTCATGGCCAAAAAGCTCACTTTCAATGAGTTCTGAGGGGATGGCTGCGCAGTTGACTTCAACCATAGGTCCCTTCGCCCGGTTGCTTTTTTCGTGAAGCCACCGTGCTACCAGTTCTTTTCCTGTACCATTTTCACCGGTAATTAAAACACGGGCCTCAGTAGGAGCAACTTTTTCAATGGTTTCCTTGACCTGACTAATAGCCTCAGATTCTCCCACAATATCAAAACTCTTGGAAATCTTCTTCTTCAGTACTTTAGTTTCATTGACCAGGGTAGATTTGTCCAGAGCGTTTCGTAAAGTCACTAGCAGGCGGTTAAGATCAGGTGGCTTTTGAATGAAGTCGTAGGCACCTTTTTTTGTAGCATCCACTGCAGTTTCAATAGTGCCATGTGCACTGATCATAATGAATTGGGTATCGATACCCTGCTCCATAGCTTTCTCAAGTACTTCAATGCCATCCATTTTTGGCATTTTAATATCACAAAGAACGGCATCAAATTTTTCTTTGGTCAGCATTTTAAGGCCTTCTTCACCATTTTTGGCTTCGCCAACTTCGAACTTCTCATACTCCAGTATTTCTTTCAGAGTATTTCTGATGCTCTGTTCGTCATCAATGATTAAAATCTTTGGCATGTATTCATTTTTGGTTATGTTCCTTAGCAGCGCAAGTAACGTGCCGCTTAGCAAGGAAGCTGATGATTAATGCTCTAAAAATAGTAAAAAAATGCAAGCCTGTAAGCCGGGTTCTGTCCTCCCGACGAATCGGGATGGCTTATCATTTATCTGGCCTCAATGTCACCATTGAGGTCAACAGCGATCTACCCGTCACGCTTATTTCCGAAGAAAGTCAGACGAGCAGCCTGACAGCTGCCTGAGGCAGGCTAGCGTGACTTATTTGATCTTTCAACTCGTAAGGTTTACCGTGCCCCCTTAGTCACCTTCGGGGCGGTGGGCTCTTACCCCACCTTTTCACCTTTTCCTCAGATACAATCAGAGGTAGTTTATTTTCTGTGGCACTGTCTGTCCCCCCGGCAAGCCGGAAAGCCTTCCCGTTAGGAAGTACGATGCTCTATGTTGCCCGGACTTTCCTCCCCCGGATTTTTCCGGGAGCGATAAGCCAGCTTGCATTTTTATTTTTCAGGCAATTTGGGCGAAGCTAATTCATTAACTATATGTAAACAATAAAAAAGCCCATTTAGATTCAAATGGGCTTTTTTGCTATGTACTGTAGGTGTGGTTAATGAACATCTTCACCAGTAAGTTTATATTCATATTCGTCAGCCACATTGGCCACTTCCTGTATAATTTCTTTTAGGACCTCTTCTGTGGCAGTATCTACAAAGCTTGATGCCTCTACGTTAATAAAACCCTCCGCGATCGCGAATTTAGCGTGGTTGAGGTTAGCGTTTTCTTCAAGTAACGCCTTCAAATCCATGTCTGTTTCATACTCACATACTTTGGATATAAACTCAATTCCCAATCGGTCATATCTCTGGCTATGGTTTAACTTGCCAAGTACGGTTTGAAAACGATCATCAGCCAATGGTACTATAATGATAGATGTTTTGCTATCATACTCTGAATACTGCCCACCGATTTCATCGGAATAATTTTGCATAAAAGCATTAAGATCCATAACGATTAAGTTTTAGTTTCTATATCAATTTATAAAAAATATCGGCCACTAGTAAATATAATGGAATTTAAATTTGCTGTCTGAAAACTCCAGGGCAGGCGCCGGTAAGTGTACCATGTTAAGTACATATAGCACTGTATTGAGCAGGCTGGATTCCGATTTGTACTCGCTGAAGTCAAAGTCAATAGCCAGGTAGTACTGCCTTTTTGGGGTAAGGCCAAATTCGACGTTACCAGCATCGGTGGCGTATATCATGTTATGCGCACCATATCCAACTGCGAGGTTCAGCCATTTGGGAAAGTTTCGAAAGGAGTTAAACTTTGATAGATTTAATGACAACCAGTAGGTCTGGCCATTGTAATCTTTGAGGAGCTCTTCCTGAAGGTTTTTACCGAGTGTTTCAGGGCGGTGGTTCGGGAAGTCAGTACGGTGAAATGAGAATTTAGGCTGAATTCGAATATCCTTCCATAATTTCTTTTGCCCGTAAAATAGTATAGTGCCGAAGGTATTTGCGGTCAGGTCAGTATAAGAGGCTCCATAGGCACTTGAGAAACCATCAAAGACTTCTATGGAAGAGAGTACCACTATGCTGGAAAGGGCTCCATAGGTTAAGGACTTGTTTTCAGACAAGCCGGCCCATCTCAGTGCTTCATAGCCTGCGGAGTTGATATGAAAGGCAGCATATGCATGGCCAGCTTTGTCCACCTGTTTCCACTCCCGGGAATCATCAAAAAAGTGAAAGGACTCCCTTTCAAAGTCAGCATACCATAATTGATTGAGAGCTACCAACGAGCCTGCATATGCTATTGTTGAAGTGATTACTAATGGCTTCAACCTCTTTTTTTGTAATGTACTGTCAGTCTGGGCCTGTAATGAGATTATCAATATCAACTGAAGGGAAAGAAGAGCAATAAACCTATTCAATTTCATCCTCATCTTTTATTCCCTCCCGGTTATTCATGGTGTTTGGGTCATCGTCTTTTTCATCCCCGCCCTTTTCTCCATTCTCCTGTTCATCATCTTCCTGAGCTCCCTTTTCTTTTCCTTTCTGAAACAACTCTTTTAATTCATCAAAACTCTGGGTATGGATAATACTAAAGCCGGTTGTTATGGTGTTCTGGTTTTCTTCCGTAGGGTTTATTGGATTGTAATTGGTGCGGTTATACATTTTTGCCCGAAATTTACCGTCAGGTGTCAGCAGGTATTCCAATGTCCAGTCACCCGCTACACTGGAGATGTCCGTTCTGTTCTCCTGGTTGGTAAAACCTCCGTCACGTGTTACACGTAAGCGCCCGTCTAAAAAGGTATATGACAGGCGCAATTGAAAAGTGTTATAGGCCTCTTCATCTAACTGGTCGAAGTCCACATCGAAGTCTATTTCAAGGTTTTCATCTACCTGGGTTACCCAATAGCTCAATTGGTTAGAAAGTAGCTCGCTTACACTACTTGTAATGGAACCACCCGTATTAAAAGATTGAAGCGGGCTAAAACGTCTTAATACAATGAGGCTGAATACCTGTCGTTTTAATTCTTGTTCATCGATACTATTCTTGAATTTTAAAAATTCGAACTCCAGATCCACATCCGGACGATCTGCAACCTTTATGTTACGGGGAAGGTTACTCGTAGTAATATCAAAATTGACAGCGGGAGATAGTAGCGGGCCGTCTATGTCCAAAAATACCTTAACCGGATACTTTCTTTTGATTTCAACCACATCTTCGTAAACCTGGTCAGCCTCCTGCTGTACAAGTAAAGGTAGAAATGAGGCCAGCTGGTTATACGTGGCATTAATATCCAGAATACCCTGATAAGGGTCACCATACCAGGAAATCTTGCTGTTGGGGAGTATTTCAAACTCTTTATTGATGATGTTATAAAGCGTGAAGTTATACCCCCCTTCCTGTATATTGAAGTCTCCAAACATATTAAATTCACCTTTAGTGTCAATTTGGAGTTTGATATCTCCGTTACCCCTTCCCCGGATAATATCTCCGGCTTTTATATCAAAGATTATTTCACAATACGCGTCCGGGGTTATGTCAAGGTCGAAATCCAGTTTTAAACCTCTGAGATCGACCTTGCCGACCTCGCTTATAGTTGTATTTGTAGAGTCTTTAAAATTTACAAAATTGATATACTCCTCACGTTCAATACTCTCAGAGTCTCCGATTGGAATAAAAATCCGTGTTCCTTTTTCTGTTTTGGCCTGAGCAATGATATTCATATTGTTGATAGGGCCGATAAGGTTTATAGTACCCGAAGCTATGCCTGTACCATAAAAAAGGTCATTGTCTTTACTGGTCGTATTTAAGACCATGAAGTTTGATAACTGCCCATTAAGGTCAATAAAAAACTCTCTGAAATTCTGATGGGTAACAGCGCCGGATAGAGAACCTGTACTGTTTTGACTATCAGTCACATTCATTTGTTTGAAACCGATCTTATTATCTTCAAAATAGAAGTCACCACTTAGTTTATAGTTTGTGCCCAGATAATTGATGTGAATGAAACCATCATCTATAGTTCCCTTACCTTCAATTACAGGCTGCCAGGGAGTCCCTGAGATAAACAATTCTCCGGATGCTGTACCTTTAAGCTGAGTAAAATAGCTATCGATGAACGGTTCAAGTATGTTTAGCTCTGTTTTGTCGAGGAATGCTCTCATTTTGAGTTGGTTCTCTTCATTTTTGGCTGGCGCATAATAGCCTTTCAATGTCAGGATCTTGCCCTTTTTCCTGTTTACGGAAAAGCTCATGTCAAATTGTTTTTGGGTATCATTCCAAATATTGGTGCCATAGATGTCCCCAACCAGGAAGTTGTCAATTTTAAACCGGTCTATTGATATCTCACTTTGTACATGCATATCATTGTAATAGTTGCTGATATCGGCATATCCATGCATGGTACCAGACAGGTCTTTCGACAGAATGGTGTTAATGTTTTCCAGTTTCAGACTATCAACATTAAGGGTTAGCTTAGCGTCTTCAGACTCTGAGATCATACCGTTTAAAGCTATACTTTGCTGCTCATTGTACACCCTGAGCTGTTCTACAGTAATTTCAGTACCCTTTATCGTGATCAGGTTTTCATCTTCGATCAGCCACTCTTTATCCAGGATCTGAAGGTCCGATGGCTGCAGGCTGATATGCGTTTCATCAGGAAGGAAATCTATGGAGCCAAACAACCTTGCATAATTGGCGTATTTGACCTGGTCTATATCAAACTCAAAATCAATGTGACGGTTGTTCCAGATTCCTTCAAAAATCAGGTTTTTAGTCTCTATATCAGCTATCCATTGTCTTTCAGAAGCAACATATACCATGGCGAGTACACTCGTACTATCAGCTATTTTGGAAATATTAAGTTGTAGTTCGTCATTATAAAACTTGTCATTCTTATAGACCAATGTGTCTACTCTTGTATCCATTGAGATTATTGAGGTATAACCACCTGTAAAATTACCGGATACAGTACTTAAAGGTGATATGTACAGATCCGGAGCTACCAGGTCAAATATTGGATTCGGATCTTTTACATGGAGAGTGTAGTCGAGAGTATAATCTTTGTAGGTATGGCCCTTTTTTCCTTTATAATATTGAGTGAGTGCATCTTTATCGTTCTTCAAATTGAGTTTATATTCGTAGAAAAGTCGCTTGAGGTCTTCATAAACAATGGTATAGTCAAAAACACCCCTGGCTTCAAAGTTCAGTAGGTTAGTTTCAAGAAGCAGTTGCCGTTCATCCACCTTTTTGAGCGAGGAGATGCTTAGGGTGTCTATGGCCAGCTCCTTATCTTTATAGCGGATAAATGAATTTTTGAGATTAGCTATACCAATGATACTATCAATTTTTAGTCCTCTGGCGTTGACATCAATTTCGCTTCTTATAAAAACCTCATCCTTGGAAAGGTTAAGTGGCTTGAGGAAAAGCGTATCCAGATCGGCTTTAATATTGAACAGGTTAATGTCCTTGCGTAAATCAATGGATCCTGTGGTAGTGAGCTTGAGGTTAGGGTCATTGATGCTGAGGTATCCTTTGAAAAACTCCTTGGCAAATTCGGCATCGGTACTGATGTCTGCATACCTGTAATTGTTTATTTCTATATGATCGATCTGACCTTTCAAAGCAAAATTGGCATCTTCCAGCGTAACCCCTGAACCTTTTATCTCTCCTCTTACAGATACATTGCCAAATATCTTATTATTAGTGTAACCGCCCAGATTAAAGTTATCCATATGCAAAGTGCCACTGTATGTGGAGCGGGTTACATCTTCTTCAAGTTTGAGGTTTATGTCGGAGCTTATCAGGCCATAGTCGGTGTAAAAATTACCTTTTGCTACAAAGTCATTAGGGAAGCCAAGAAACTTAGCGTTGAAACTAATCCTTTCAAAAGGATCAAGGTGTTTGTAGGTTTTGCTTTTTAAGTAGTATTTAAGATCTTCGATACGCACATAGGAGTTGGTCAGGTCGAAGTTGATGAATGTCTCCTGGAAATCGGGTAATCCAGACATTCGTATCCGTCCTTTTAGCGCAGTGCCTTCACCAAACCTGAGGTATGCGTTGTCCAGTGTGAATGAACTGACCTTGCCTTTAAAATCTCCTGATAACCAGTAGTATTCATTGAATTGTTTAAAAGGAGGTGCAAAAAGAGCCAGATCATGACTGTGCAGTGTAGTCTGATCAAAATTGGCCTCCACATTAACTTTAGTATTAAATTCATTGAGATCCAGGGTACTGCTATACCTGAATATTACGGTGTCTTTAATCACACTATTGCCGACTTTGAGGTTTAGCCCTTCAAACTTCATGGCACTTTGACTGACACTGAACGACGTGGTGAGATGATTAATATCGAGCCCGGTAACTCTGTCGATGGTTGACAGGGATGAAACTTCCAGGTTTAGTGTATCTGCTACCGAGTTCAGGTTGACAAACTCTCCATTGAT
This region of Fulvivirga ulvae genomic DNA includes:
- a CDS encoding type I restriction enzyme HsdR N-terminal domain-containing protein, with the protein product MVELNLPKIDCNIRKNEGKVEIFDVIRRKFILLTPEEWVRQHLIHFLIYNRSYPKSLIKVESGLKYNRLQKRSDILVYNRTASPFLIVECKSFDVKITQAAIDQVSMYNRQLGARYAVISNGLTHYCCEFDLERGKMNFINSFPDFE
- the ald gene encoding alanine dehydrogenase, translated to MIIGVPKEIKNNENRVALTPAGVQELIKRGHTVYVQSTAGEGSGFPDSEYVSAGAKMLPTIEETYGIAEMIMKVKEPIEPEYKLIKENQLVFTYFHFASYEPLTKAMIESKAVCLAYETVEKEDRSLPLLVPMSEVAGRMSVQEGAKYLEKPLKGRGILLGGVPGVRPAKVLILGGGVVGTNAAKMAAGMGADVTIMDVNLPRLRYLDDVMPANVNTFMSNEYNIRELITTHDLIIGAVLIPGAKAPNLITRDMLKDMRPGTVLVDVAVDQGGCIETCKPTTHQDPTYIIDDVVHYCVANMPGAVPYTSTLALTNATLPYAIQLANKGWKKACQENEELKLGLNIINGEIVYKAVADAFSLPSTDVSKFLN
- a CDS encoding alpha-ketoacid dehydrogenase subunit alpha/beta — translated: MSTIKTVRKTSSKVSEILQDYKLACESREASLLGRKEVFMGKAKFGIFGDGKEIAQIAMAKAFKKGDFRSGYYRDQTFMFAIGELTIQEYFAQLYAHTDIKADPASGGRLMNGHFATRMLNDDGDFNPITENKNSSSDISPTAAQMPRLVGLAYASKLFRQNKDLEGFKNLSIHGNEVAFGTIGNASTSEGMFFEAINAAGVLQIPMLVSIWDDEYGISVPKEYHTTKGSISKVLAGFQRSGEENGFDIFTVRGWDYENLVKTYQKAAEISREEHIPTLVHVQEMTQPQGHSTSGSHERYKSKERLQWEQEHDCIVKFREWILENGYVDAEELDNIEEQAKQTAKDAKNAAWKAFIASIKEDEKSALDLLGQAQEQSSHAEAIKSIKSNLEGVLNPIRLDSLKAVKKALRLLKSEDIPARKLLQNWVKKVEKENFERFSSHLYSESPQSALHVEVVEPEFDSEVKLVDGREVLQACFDAALARDPRVFAFGEDVGKIGDVNQAFAGLQDKYGELRVTDTGIRECTIIGQGIGAALRGLRPIAEIQYLDYLLYAIQILSDDLATLQYRTKGGQKAPLIIRTRGHRLEGVWHSGSPMGMILNSIRGIYVLVPRNMTQAAGFYNTLLRSDDTALIIECLNGYRLKERVPTNIGEFTVPLGKPDVLRKGEDVTIVTYGSMCRVIMEAAEQLEEEGISCEVIDVQTLLPFDIDHSIVESLKKTNRVVFADEDVPGGASAFMMQKVLEEQGGYRYLDSKPVTITGKEHRPAYASDGDYFSKPNTEEVFDKVYALMAEANPEKYPDIY
- a CDS encoding acyl transferase, yielding MKSSKSFYTDIFHTNKSNFDEVALNLFQYQATNSAIYKRFIQNIGIQANHVKNVEQIPFLPISFFKTQEIKTGNWQTQAVFESSGTTGTTTSKHYVKNLGFYLQNCQEIFRRFYGPLGQYHFLALLPSYLERSSSSLVYMADYFIKHSSSPYSGFYLNDYERLIDTIDKIEDREKIVLLGVSFALLDLAEQYKPDLSGVIVMETGGMKGRRAEMIREELHDVLKEGLNIGRVHSEYGMTELLSQAYSDGEGVFQCPPWMKVILRDINDPFDLNIRRTSGGINVIDLANIDTCAFIETQDMGRVSQIGDFEVIGRFDNSDIRGCNLMVY
- a CDS encoding sigma-54-dependent transcriptional regulator, with protein sequence MPKILIIDDEQSIRNTLKEILEYEKFEVGEAKNGEEGLKMLTKEKFDAVLCDIKMPKMDGIEVLEKAMEQGIDTQFIMISAHGTIETAVDATKKGAYDFIQKPPDLNRLLVTLRNALDKSTLVNETKVLKKKISKSFDIVGESEAISQVKETIEKVAPTEARVLITGENGTGKELVARWLHEKSNRAKGPMVEVNCAAIPSELIESELFGHEKGSFTSAIKQRIGKFEQANGGTLFLDEIGDMSLSAQAKVLRALQENKITRVGGDKEIKVNVRVVAATNKDLKTAIEENKFREDLYHRLSVILIKVPALRDRKEDIPLLVERFLVDIAAEYGSKPKAISDKALELLQKHDWTGNIRELRNVVERLIIMSGTEITTDDVIRNADIKQE
- a CDS encoding YbjN domain-containing protein gives rise to the protein MDLNAFMQNYSDEIGGQYSEYDSKTSIIIVPLADDRFQTVLGKLNHSQRYDRLGIEFISKVCEYETDMDLKALLEENANLNHAKFAIAEGFINVEASSFVDTATEEVLKEIIQEVANVADEYEYKLTGEDVH